Genomic segment of Leptolyngbya subtilissima AS-A7:
GTGCTTTGGTGCCATAGCCCCAGCTATGCTGCTGAAAATCCCAGTAGGGGGTGGGGTGGAATCCCTCAAAACTCTTAATCAGTTCCGTCATCCCCGGCGCATCGATAGCGGGGTTCGAGGCTGCGATCACCGCGTTCGGGTTGATAGCTAGGCGCAATACATCAGCATAGGGCCGCACCCATTCACCGCTGGCCAGGTCTTTTACCCGGTAGTCGAGGTGAGCGCCGGTGCTGCGGCCTGTGTTGCCCGTGGTGGCGAACTGCTCTCCGATGCCGTAGCTCCCAGCGGTACATCTGTCTAAGTGCAGCCAGAGGTGTTTCTCATTGCCCACGGTGTAAGCCGCACCGATGCCACCGCCACCGCTTTGAGCCTCGCTGAGGCAGGTCACCTCCACCGGCAGCACGGTATAGAGCGGGGTGCCTGTGGGGGTGGCCAGGTCGTAGCCCTCATGCCAATCCTTGCCGCCAAAGACTTGTCGCCAGCCCACGGTGGAACTGATGGTATAGCCCTCCAGGTTCACACCTTTCCTCAGCAGGTCACCGGGCCGGGAGAAGGCTACCACCTGCTTAGACTCAGCGGCACCTGCTGGGCGATCGCCGTCAGCGGTGGGTTGCTCCATCCCTGGCAACATGGCCTTAAGCCAGCCTGGTGCGTTGCGAATCGCGGCCACATAGACCTGGCTCACGAAGATGATTGATAGCAACGTGGCCCAGGTAATTGCATCAAATTTGAGGTCGGCCCAGGCAGCGGCGGCGCTTACTTTACGTTCAGTGTCGGCTTGGGTTTTTCGGAGGGTGGTAACGTCGGCTCCGAGTTGGGTAAAGCCTGCGTCGGTAACGGCTCGGAGTTCTCTGAGTTCTCGGTAGAGCTGTTCTGTTGCTGCTGTGAGTCTTCCCAAGTCGTTGTTAGTTTGGTTTCCCATGTTTCTACCCGCTCAGGTTTCCAAATCCACAGCAGCACCAGAGAGAATGTAAGCCAGCCCGAGATTCTTAGAAGGTTGGCGATCGCAGTCATTACTCAGGAGTCTCCCAGTTGGTATCGCTGCGGGTTTCGTCCCCAAAGTTCCAATCCCGCTGGGTAACAGCCTCTAGGATTGTCTCGGCCACATCGAGGGTGAGGCCGTTGAGGTTGATGTTGTCACGAGAAAGGCTTTTGACGATGGCGGGAATCAGAATCATGACGATGACTAATCCGCCGATAATTTGGCCGAAAAAACCGTTTTGGGTGCCGTACATGGGGTCTCCTTTATCAATTCTTGGGGGTCTTACCGGACATTAGGAAAACGAGCAGGGAGGTCTCAAGCAATGGAATCTCGTTAAAGCTGCTCCATTGGAGCAGAACGCTGGAACTATTGCGGCTCCGTTGCTTGGTCGTTTTCTGCTTTGCTTGCTCCACTTTCTGGGGGGGTGTCTTTTTGCCGATCCTTGAGAGCATCTAAAACAGTTTTGAAAACGCGATACTCAGGATTTGAATTGACCCTATCCCCAGACCGCTTACCCAGCCATTCCCAAGCCTTGTTGTAGGACAGCGGAGCATCAGCAGGATAGGTAGCTAGTAGCTCTACAAACTGCGCTGTCAAAGCCTCATCAGTGGGGTTTAGGTTAATCATTGATGGGTCGATATAGGGCACCCCCACCACAGACCAAGCACTAT
This window contains:
- a CDS encoding glycoside hydrolase family protein — protein: MGNQTNNDLGRLTAATEQLYRELRELRAVTDAGFTQLGADVTTLRKTQADTERKVSAAAAWADLKFDAITWATLLSIIFVSQVYVAAIRNAPGWLKAMLPGMEQPTADGDRPAGAAESKQVVAFSRPGDLLRKGVNLEGYTISSTVGWRQVFGGKDWHEGYDLATPTGTPLYTVLPVEVTCLSEAQSGGGGIGAAYTVGNEKHLWLHLDRCTAGSYGIGEQFATTGNTGRSTGAHLDYRVKDLASGEWVRPYADVLRLAINPNAVIAASNPAIDAPGMTELIKSFEGFHPTPYWDFQQHSWGYGTKAPGASGRIDEAQAERELLAYLERNCLPAIAPLGLAEHQASALASFCYNVGPHQFTGSDTYRHAQAGNHAAAADALMSWTKAGGKVLPGLVKRREKERAVYLGQ